In the Streptomyces spororaveus genome, TTCAACCTGCCGGCCCGGGCGATCCTGATGGCGCCAAGCTCCTCCGTTCTTCCCTCGATGATCAACTACTTACCAAGCGGGGTACTACTACTGGTGATGCTTACTGCTGATACTGCGTACTGCTAACCACTTGTACTGCTCGTGGCCTGGCCTAGCGCCACGTTTCGGCAGCCAGCCCCGTCGCCCGTCGTGCGTCTGCTCTGGCTTGGAACCCCACTGCCGAACCTCCCGGTACGCGCGCCCATATTCGACGCCTTCACCGAGGTGCTGCTCACTGTCTTAACTGCTGGGTACTGCACCTACGAGAACTGCACTTACAGGTACTGCCACTGCGTTAACTGCGGTACTGCTTGAGGTGGCCCCTGATCACTGCGGGCCTACCCGGTCCGGTCGTCAGTCCCGTCGCCGTCCTGCACCAGCCCTGGCTTCGGAACTCCACCACCGCACCGTCCTGCGCACTGCACCTACGGGTACTGCCGCCGGCAGTTCGTCTCTGCCAGGCCCTGCTGTCTCGCTGGGCTACGAGAGAAACCATAGCTACGCCATCGCCCAATGTCTACTCCAGCCGATATAGATTTTCTCTTGGCTGGTCAGGAGGTAATCGGGCTCGAACATGGCCGCTTCCTGAGGCTGCCGAGCTGGACCTGGACACCGGACGCGCCGCCGAGTTCGCCACGCCACTGCGGCGAGCGGTTGCCGATCCCGGCCGCTCCAGGGAGCGGAGGAGGGCCCGTTGCCGCCAACCGGAAACGGTGTCCAACGGGGTGGAAGAATCGTTTTGACGAACGTGACGGATGATCATTGGGTATACCTCGACCGCAGTGCTCAGGCCGGCAGCGGTAAGCGCAGAGCCGCTGCCCGTCTTCCGGAACAGCTGCGCCGGTGGCCTTCCCGTAGTCCGGCGCACGCCGGTGGGCAGGCCGGTGGAGAGGCCCCGGACGAGAGCACACCCCTGTACGCGCGGCTGGCCGAGGAGTGGGCGGCCCGAGGCGCCACCGTCCCCTGCTGTCCTGACCCGCTGTGGCAGCGTCTGGTCTCTGCCGAGCACTTCTGGCGCCAGACGGAGAGCACGTTGCGGCAGCTGCACCTGGCAGGGGACCCCCACCCTGCTGACGGCGCAGCTGCGTCGGTTCGAACGGAGGTACTCGCGTGATCCACGGCTCGCTGGTGTGCCAGGGTTGTTCCGGCACCCTCTACGCCGTTTCCACCACCTGTGCTCACTCGGCACCCTTCCCCACCTGGGAAGTCGATCACGACCGCACCCCGGCCTCCTGCCCCTTGCGGCCTCTCCTGCCCCTGGAAGGGGCGGCCGCTCACGTCTCCGAGCTTGCCCACGCCGATCACGTCCTGACCGAACCGTCCTGACGCAATCACGGGGCTCACCGTCATGGCCCTGACCCGGGCCCTACGGCCTGCCGGCCACGGGCCCGACCAGCCGGTCCAGTCGTGCGTACAAGGCGCGGACCATCCGGGCGCGGCCTTGGACACAGCGCACGCCGCCCTCCACCGAGATGACAGTCGCCGGTCTGCCTCCCCGTGAGTCGGTCCCGCTCCAGACGCGGATCAGGGCCGCGCAGCAAACGCTGCGCGGCCCTGATCCGGTACTCCTCGGATCCCGCCGACATCGCAGACGTCCGCTGTTCGGGCGCCTGCGAGCTGTATGGACAGCCGTGAGCGCCGATCGCGGTGGCCGCGCGGGCGGGGTGGGGAGGGTTAGGCCGGGTTGATGTTCTCGGCCTGGGGGCCCTTCTGGCCCTGGGTGATGTCGAACGTGACGACCTGGCCCTCCTGGAGCTCGCGGAAGCCCGAGGAGTTGATCGCGGAGTAGTGGGCGAAGACGTCCGGGCCGCCACCCTCCTGGGCGATGAAGCCGAAGCCCTTTTCAGCGTTGAACCACTTCACAGTTCCCGTAGCCATGTCTCATGCCTTCCAGTCGATGAACGCCTCCCGCTCCATGCGGAAGGCGGAGGTGATCGTCCTGGTTCCTGCGGCACTGCACAGCAAAACGCCCACACCAGGGCGTGGGCAAAGGGGACTTCCGAACCACGACAGCTGACGCAGACGCTACACGCCCCCAACGGCCTGTCACCATAGGGAGCACGGTGCGTCCTACCTCCGACACGCGCGGGCGGGAGTGCCCACCGCGACCGGCGGGCACGTCCACCTCAGGCCGCCGTGCGCGGGCGTCCTTCGGACGCTGGGGAGTGGTGCTCGGCGTTGACGCGCTGAGCTTCCTCAAGTCGGATCTCGAGCATTACGATCCGACAGGCCGCCTCAATCGGAGTGCCCTGGTCGACGAGTTCCCGGGCGCGGGCGGCAATACGCAGCTGGGAGCGGGAGTAGCGGCGGTGGCCGCCCTCGGAACGCAGCGGGGTGATCAGGTGGGCCTCTCCAATGGCGCGGAGGAAGGCCTGGGTGGTACCGAGCATCTCTGCGGCCCGGCCCATCGTGTAGGCGGGGTAGCCGTCGTCGTCGAGACGGCTGAACGAGTCGTCTGCTGTCATCGCACCTCACTGCGAAACAGGTGGAGGAAGGGGTCGGAACGAGGGGAGGGGCCCTGGCGCGTACGACACCAGGGCCCCGAAGGAACTGCTACACCATCTGCCGGCCCTGATACTGCGCCGGCCTTCTGTTTCCGCTGACCCGACCGAAAGGCTGTCGGGGGTGCGGGGATCGCGGTTGCTTGACCGGAGACCACCTCACTATCGATGTCCTGCGGTACCCGGACTCAGACCTACGTCCGGGCGATCCTGATGGCGCTTCAACTCCTCCGTTCATCCCTCGGTTTCAACTACATACCAAGCGGGGGACTGCGTACTGCTGGTCTTTCTCTTACTGCTGGTACTGCGAACCGCTGGTACCGCTCGTGGCCTGACCTAGCGCCACGTTTCGGCAGCCAGCCCCGTCGCCCATCCTGCGTCTTCTCTGGCTTAGAACCCCACTGCCGAACTTCCCGGTGCGCGCGCCCGCAGTCGACGCCTTCACCGAGGTACCGCTCACTCACTTCACTGCTGGGTACTGCCTGTGGCGGCCCCTGATCACTGCGGGCCACCCGGTCCGGTCGTCAGTCCCGTCGCCGTCCTGCACCAGCCCTGGCTTCGGAACTCCACCACCGCACCGTCCTGCGTACTGCAACTACGGGTTCTGCGTGTACTACTGCCGGCAGTTCGTCTCTGCGCGGCCCTGCTGTCTCTCTGGGTTACGAGAGAAACCATAACTACGCCACAGTCCAATGTCTACTC is a window encoding:
- a CDS encoding cold-shock protein; protein product: MATGTVKWFNAEKGFGFIAQEGGGPDVFAHYSAINSSGFRELQEGQVVTFDITQGQKGPQAENINPA
- a CDS encoding helix-turn-helix domain-containing protein, which gives rise to MTADDSFSRLDDDGYPAYTMGRAAEMLGTTQAFLRAIGEAHLITPLRSEGGHRRYSRSQLRIAARARELVDQGTPIEAACRIVMLEIRLEEAQRVNAEHHSPASEGRPRTAA